One region of Ananas comosus cultivar F153 linkage group 9, ASM154086v1, whole genome shotgun sequence genomic DNA includes:
- the LOC109715563 gene encoding DEAD-box ATP-dependent RNA helicase 27: MGAATVDATMEAKVRKRGKRKKKASSAAAATQADATTLDNGAVVVGEEEERHEDGEKENNGRGDAEGEEEEGGDEEGAPEAKKPKVEEEVEKKRKKGGLGIMTSQPFSDLPISELTMKAINEMGFVNMTQIQARAIPHLMEGKDVMGAARTGSGKTLAFLIPAVELLYHAHFTSRNGAGVIIVCPTRELAIQTHAVAKDLLKYHSQTLGLVMGGNNRRGEAEHLAKGVNILVATPGRLLDHLQNTKGFIYRRLQCLIIDEADRILEENFEEDMKQIFKRLPEDRQTVLFSATQTKQVEDFARLSFKNREGKDKPVSIGVDDGRSKVTVEGLQQGYCVIPSNKRFLVLHAFLKRNLSKKIMVFFSSCNSVKFHAELLRYIQVDCLDIHGKQKQQKRTTTFFDFCKAEKGILLCTDVAARGLDIPAVDWIVQYDPPDEPKEYIHRVGRTARGEGGKGHALLFLLPEELKFLSYLKEAKVPLKEYEFNEKKVPNLQPHLEKIIGENYYLNQSAKDAYRSYILAYNSHSMKQIFNVHHLNLKDVAASFCFSNPPKVNLDLESSASKFRKKMRKVEGRRHGISASNPYGRQGGDDKRQFTRF; encoded by the exons ATGGGAGCTGCGACCGTGGACGCCACCATGGAGGCGAAGGTGAGGAagagggggaagaggaagaagaaagcctcctccgccgccgccgccacccaaGCCGACGCCACCACCCTCGACAATGGCGCCGTAGTCgttggagaagaagaggagcgcCACGAAGATGGGGAGAAGGAGAACAACGGCCGAGGCGACGCCGAAGGcgaggaagaagagggaggagacgaagagGGAGCCCCCGAGGCGAAGAAGCcgaaggtggaggaggaggtggagaagaagaggaagaaaggtgGCTTGGGGATTATGACCTCTCAACCCTTCTCCGACCTCCCCATCTCCGAGCTCACCATGAAGGCGATCAACGAGATGGGGTTTGTTAACATGACCCAG ATTCAAGCTAGGGCTATACCCCATCTGATGGAGGGGAAAGATGTCATGGGGGCTGCGAGAACTGGTTCGGGGAAGACTCTGGCTTTCTTGATACCAGCTGTGGAGTTGCTGTATCATGCTCATTTCACTTCTAGGAATGGAGCTGGAGTAATTATCGTTTGTCCAACGAGAGAGCTCGCTATTCAG ACTCATGCTGTCGCAAAGGATCTTTTGAAGTATCACTCGCAAACTCTTGGATTAGTTATGGGTGGTAATAATCGGCGAGGTGAAGCAGAGCATCTTGCAAAGGGAGTTAATATATTAGTAGCTACACCTGGAAGACTTTTGGACCATCTTCAGAATACAAAGGgttttatatatagaagatTACAG TGCCTTATTATTGATGAAGCAGATCGAATATTAGAAGAGAACTTTGAGGAAGATATGAAGCAAATATTTAAGCGCCTTCCAgag GATAGGCAAACAGTTCTTTTTTCTGCCACCCAGACTAAGCAG GTTGAAGATTTTGCTCGGTTGTCCTTCAAGAATAGGGAAGGAAAAGATAAACCAGTATCTATTGGAGTTGATGATGGGAGATCAAAG GTGACTGTTGAAGGGTTGCAGCAAGGCTATTGTGTCATCCCAAGCAACAAGAGGTTCTTGGTTTTGCATGCATTCCTAAAGAGGAATCTCTCTAAAAAGATCATGGTCTTCTTTTCGTCCTGTAACTCCGTGAAGTTCCACGCAGAACTTTTGAGATACATTCAAGTTGATTGTCTAGACATACATGGGAAGCAAAAGCAGCAGAAACGGACCACAACCTTTTTTGACTTCTGCAAGGCTGAGAAAGGAATCTTGTTATGTACTGATGTTGCAGCTCGTGGACTTGATATTCCTGCAGTG GACTGGATTGTGCAGTATGACCCCCCTGATGAACCAAAG GAGTACATCCATAGAGTGGGCCGAACAGCTCGTGGGGAAGGTGGAAAAGGACATGCCTTGTTGTTTTTGTTGCCAGAGGAATTAAAGTTTCTTAGTTATTTGAAG GAAGCTAAAGTTCCTCTGAAAGAATACGAGTTCAACGAGAAGAAGGTGCCAAATTTGCAGCCACACCTG GAAAAGATTATAGGAGAGAACTACTATCTGAATCAGTCGGCTAAAGATGCATATAGATCCTACATTCTTGCATACAACTCGCACTCAATGAAGCAGATCTTCAACGTGCACCACCTAAATCTCAAG GATGTTGCAGCATCCTTCTGTTTTAGTAATCCTCCGAAGGTAAATCTAGATTTGGAGAGCAGCGCGTCCAAATTTAGAAAGAAGATGCGGAAAGTCGAGGGACGTCGGCATGGAATAAGTGCCTCCAATCCCTATGGAAGACAGGGTGGTGATGACAAGAGGCAGTTTACAagattttaa
- the LOC109715491 gene encoding DDT domain-containing protein DDR4 translates to MSGDSAPAPPAAAGSSPEIRPPQPEPAALAPRKARFPRACTSRPAAPKAPAPPPERRKSARREKEEQKQASSRVITPLVPEPAPADLPRWDLRSMWELASVLNFLHVFRPLLNVAVEFSAEELETALITPNSTLDDVHMPLLKAIPPVTRMALGRATWVTVLCRKLKDWWYWVAEGEIPIVASHGAEIETYKTLDPATRLLILKAICDIRVEQEDIRNYIEDSLKHGTHLSAFRKERIGGDAYGVSYWYEDDPIIGHRLYREIRSVEAKKLKAKGVSSRPLVSYRWETVATNFDEFQEVSDKLFSSKNRTEVSLGKKLKIDFLPDIEKIHKRKERLLKKQQREALLLDSYLTADGLSSGRSLRDRKPVTYTFDDYDRSINEAIKITKKRQNSPENVVRRVVPKPEGSTNGKPNGPSLVAHESFDAPSPKSNDYEESDGEQDEHLDRSNRRRKRPQRYSEDFVEAVSDIDAGFDSDDDIVGEAVYDEEYLRSRKQQKVSSASEDDEEYNGEGENAEDDEEEEEEEYSLSTSEDLEDNRRYKKLPTRSRRATKLRSVDELQTGLRRSKRATRLRVNYRQYELSDTEQSDSGKKGKSNESDGHSDATDDMELSTASQDQEDDEGSEEVRTDVKVIQSFPDDVDEQHQQFQHQEEKEKTDAPAEERNSVERRFLDLNELAPGSAFDDGPSTDIKTDDMGNV, encoded by the exons atGTCGGGCGATTCGGCCCCggcgccgcccgccgccgccggatCCTCGCCGGAGATCCGCCCCCCGCAGCCGGAGCCCGCCGCCCTCGCCCCGAGGAAGGCGCGCTTCCCGCGGGCCTGCACCTCCCGGCCGGCGGCGCCGaaggcgccggcgccgccgccggagcgCCGGAAGTCGGCGCGGAGGGAGAAGGAGGAGCAGAAGCAGGCCAGCAGCCGCGTGATCACGCCGCTGGTGCCGGAGCCGGCCCCCGCCGACCTCCCCCGGTGGGACCTCCGCTCCATGTGGGAGCTCGCCTCCGTGCTCAACTTTCTCCAT GTTTTCAGGCCGCTTCTCAACGTTGCGGTGGAGTTCTCCGCTGAGGAGCTCGAGACGGCGCTGATTACCCCCAACAGCACGCTGGACGACGTTCATATGCCTCTCCTGAAG GCAATCCCTCCTGTAACCCGGATGGCTCTAGGACGTGCAACCTGGGTTACAGTATTGTGTAGGAAGTTAAAAGACTGGTGGTATTGG GTTGCGGAAGGTGAAATACCAATTGTTGCATCTCATGG TGCGGAGATCGAAACATACAAGACGCTTGATCCTGCAACTCGTTTGCTGATCTTGAAAGCAATATGTGACATCCGTGTTGAG CAAGAAGATATTCGAAATTATATTGAAGATTCTTTAAAACATGGTACTCATCTTTCGGCATTTCGTAAAGAGCGGATAGGGGGCGATGCCTATGGAGTTTCCTACTG GTATGAAGATGATCCAATTATTGGTCATCGACTTTACCGTGAAATCAGATCTGTTGAGGCAAAGAAGTTGAAAGCAAAAGGAGTTTCATCCCGTCCACTTGTATCTTATCGGTGGGAAACAGTTGCAACCAACTTTGATGAATTTCAAGAAGTTTCG gATAAACTTTTTTCTAGTAAGAATAGGACAGAAGTGTCACTTGGGAAGAAGTTGAAGATCGACTTTCTTCCCGATATTGAGAAGATTCACAAA AGGAAAGAAAGGTTGTTGAAAAAACAACAAAGGGAAGCCCTTCTTCTTGACAGCTATTTGACGGCAGATGGGCTTTCCTCAGGTCGCTCCCTTCGTGATAGGAAACCTGTCACGTATACATTCG ATGATTATGACCGTTCAATTAACGAGGCTATAAAAATAACCAA GAAAAGGCAGAACTCACCAGAAAATGTTGTTAGAAGAGTAGTGCCAAAACCTGAAGGATCAACTAACGGTAAACCAAATGGTCCATCCCTAGTAGCTCATGAGTCCTTTGATGCACCCTCGCCTAAATCAAATGACTATGAAGAATCAGACGGAGAACAAGATGAGCATCTTGATCGCAG CAACCGGCGGAGAAAGCGTCCTCAAAGGTACTCTGAGGACTTTGTCGAAGCTGTTTCGGATATCGATGCGGGCTTCGACAGTGATGATGATATAGTAGGTGAAGCCGTTTACGACGAGGAATACCTTAGAAGCCGGAAGCAACAGAAGGTCTCAAGTGCTTCCGAGGATGATGAGGAGTATAACGGCGAGGGAGAAAATGCcgaagatgatgaagaagaagaggaagaggaataCTCTTTGAGCACTAGTGAAGATTTAGAAGATAATCGCCGGTACAAGAAGTTACCAACTCGAAGCAGGAGAGCAACGAAATTGAGGTCGGTCGACGAGCTCCAGACGGGCCTTAGGCGCAGCAAGAGGGCCACCCGCCTCCGCGTTAACTACCGGCAATACGAGCTGTCGGATACGGAACAATCAGATTCCGGAAAGAAAGGCAAATCCAATGAATCGGATGGCCATTCGGATGCCACTGATGATATGGAGCTTTCTACGGCGAGCCAAGATCAAGAAGATGACGAAGGGAGCGAAGAAGTACGTACAGATGTTAAAGTAATTCAGAGCTTCCCAGATGATGTTGACGAGCAGCATCAGCAGTTCCAGCACCaggaggaaaaagagaagaCCGATGCCCCGGCCGAAGAGAGGAACAGTGTGGAAAGAAGGTTTTTAGATTTGAATGAGCTCGCCCCGGGTAGCGCTTTCGACGACGGCCCTAGCACAGACATAAAAACCGACGACATGGGCAACGTATAA